A region from the Bacteroidota bacterium genome encodes:
- a CDS encoding glycosyltransferase: protein MKQVLVILPYANKHLELFIQYIKKHYEVDYFIHGSADKYRKNIKNNAIEIHSLDYYSTCKNLLNKKYVIVFTHGIFYPYLFFLHLVSRATIVILSEGFTQNFNTGLKGFIKRLHINQLSRRNNINLFMLGDSSIKNQYEQLVPNKIKYYTYGMFPSLSVLQNNKSTHQNPVKFVYAGQFIKRKNIQLILDSITQTPQFQNGEAEFTFIGEGEEFDKINSNPNVKLHNSVSKENLHIILSNADVVVLVSSYEGWGAIVNEACSCGCALILSRAVGAATLLFENNVNGYFTETSQVALSNTFKDIMQDRKKLSEMKKASADIFTKVYEEHDQQLTDIIAQATKFDLSK, encoded by the coding sequence ATGAAGCAGGTTTTGGTCATATTACCCTATGCGAATAAACATCTTGAATTGTTTATACAGTATATAAAAAAACATTATGAAGTTGATTATTTTATACATGGCAGTGCAGATAAATATCGAAAGAATATTAAAAATAATGCAATAGAAATTCATTCATTAGATTATTACTCCACTTGTAAAAATCTGTTAAACAAAAAATACGTGATTGTATTTACACATGGGATATTTTACCCATATTTATTTTTTCTCCACCTGGTTTCGCGTGCAACGATCGTAATTTTAAGTGAAGGTTTCACACAAAACTTCAATACAGGTTTAAAAGGTTTTATAAAACGTCTTCATATTAATCAGCTGTCAAGAAGGAACAATATAAATCTTTTTATGTTAGGAGATTCCAGCATAAAAAATCAATATGAACAACTGGTTCCCAACAAGATAAAATATTATACTTACGGTATGTTTCCATCTCTTAGTGTTTTACAAAACAATAAATCAACTCATCAGAACCCGGTTAAGTTCGTTTATGCCGGTCAATTTATCAAACGAAAAAATATTCAATTAATTTTAGATTCCATAACTCAAACTCCTCAATTTCAAAACGGGGAAGCTGAGTTTACCTTTATTGGTGAAGGAGAGGAATTTGATAAAATAAATTCAAATCCGAATGTCAAATTACATAATTCAGTTTCGAAGGAGAATTTGCATATAATCTTATCAAATGCTGATGTAGTAGTGTTAGTTAGCTCCTATGAAGGCTGGGGAGCTATAGTGAACGAAGCATGTTCTTGTGGTTGTGCTTTAATATTAAGCAGAGCAGTTGGTGCTGCAACATTACTTTTCGAAAATAACGTAAATGGATATTTTACCGAAACTTCCCAGGTGGCGCTGTCCAATACTTTTAAAGATATAATGCAAGATAGGAAAAAATTGAGCGAAATGAAAAAAGCTTCTGCCGATATTTTTACCAAAGTTTATGAAGAACATGATCAACAGTTAACAGATATTATTGCTCAGGCAACAAAATTCGATTTGAGCAAGTAA
- a CDS encoding heparinase II/III family protein, whose protein sequence is MNLIENVHARLWYLKKLGFSYASKRIIYSVKKKVFTKTLNRHQIDVIQPKSTEAKNQTAQQKFFISSRKDITAPKDKNAKLKATVEDMYNGIYPYFQTSKFKISEKNKWFYNPLSEHTYPQNIHWSKVTDFSEKEGDIKFVWEISRFCYLYDIIRYDHHFSLDSSDFVFDEIADWIACNSAENGPNYLSGQEIALRILNWIYALHFYSESERLKTSIYNKIVDSIHQQAQHIDRELHFAKSFVRNNHLLSESLALFTVGLIFPQFKESENWVKKGHETFCHEILYQFDSNGAYLQHSFNYQRVAIQLCTWFIQLCHLNKISVSKNIKERLLSAVDFMMTFIGNKSTGEVPNFGNNDGSLFFPLNNEEHTNYYPQLQAMASVLGTDLGVQSFEDVFWFNINREHITTLEKKYGIFNFDEEGYYVASEDNCLTFLWCPRLKNRPAQADMLHVDIWHNGENILRDNGTYLYNTTPSLRNYFFGSRSHNTILYNGEDLMKKGKRFIFYFWPKKVAACVRSVDDTFIFSGEIVIYPKTKSRLSILRTIKKKKDRIEWEVKDTLKNSSKKTWTQIWNISDSFLREFKIVAKDENMIAVEPNIISSYTSPDYGILNEAKQVHFSTITNSLTTVITKK, encoded by the coding sequence TTGAACTTAATAGAAAATGTACATGCCCGGCTTTGGTATTTAAAAAAACTGGGGTTTTCTTATGCAAGTAAAAGAATAATTTATTCCGTTAAAAAGAAGGTATTCACAAAAACATTAAATAGACATCAAATCGATGTTATACAACCAAAATCAACTGAAGCAAAAAACCAGACTGCTCAACAAAAGTTCTTTATCAGCTCTAGAAAGGACATCACGGCACCTAAAGATAAAAATGCAAAACTTAAAGCTACAGTGGAAGATATGTATAATGGAATATATCCATACTTTCAAACATCGAAATTTAAAATTAGTGAAAAGAATAAGTGGTTCTATAACCCATTATCAGAACATACTTATCCTCAAAATATACACTGGAGTAAAGTGACCGATTTTTCAGAAAAAGAAGGTGACATTAAATTTGTTTGGGAAATTTCGAGATTTTGTTATTTGTATGATATAATAAGATATGACCATCATTTTTCACTTGATTCATCTGACTTTGTTTTTGATGAAATTGCAGATTGGATCGCATGTAACTCTGCTGAAAATGGTCCAAATTATTTATCAGGACAGGAAATTGCGCTTAGAATTTTAAATTGGATATATGCGTTGCACTTTTATTCTGAGTCAGAAAGATTAAAAACTTCAATTTATAATAAAATAGTAGATAGTATTCATCAACAAGCCCAGCATATAGATCGTGAACTTCATTTTGCAAAATCATTTGTTCGAAATAATCATTTATTAAGCGAATCGCTTGCACTATTTACTGTAGGTTTAATTTTTCCCCAATTCAAGGAATCAGAAAACTGGGTAAAAAAAGGGCATGAAACTTTTTGCCATGAAATTTTATATCAATTTGATTCCAACGGCGCCTATCTGCAACATTCTTTTAATTATCAAAGGGTAGCAATCCAACTATGCACCTGGTTTATACAGTTATGCCATCTAAATAAAATAAGTGTTAGCAAAAATATAAAGGAAAGGTTATTAAGTGCAGTGGATTTTATGATGACCTTTATCGGAAACAAAAGCACGGGTGAAGTGCCCAATTTCGGAAACAATGATGGTTCACTTTTTTTCCCACTTAATAATGAAGAGCACACAAATTATTATCCTCAGCTTCAGGCAATGGCTTCTGTTTTAGGCACCGATTTAGGAGTTCAATCGTTCGAAGATGTATTTTGGTTTAATATTAACCGTGAGCACATTACAACACTTGAAAAAAAATATGGAATTTTTAATTTTGATGAAGAAGGTTATTATGTGGCATCAGAAGATAACTGTTTAACATTTTTGTGGTGTCCACGTCTTAAAAACAGACCGGCACAAGCAGATATGCTACATGTGGATATTTGGCATAATGGGGAAAATATTCTACGCGACAATGGCACATACTTATATAATACAACACCATCGTTACGCAATTATTTCTTTGGAAGCAGATCGCATAATACTATTCTGTATAATGGTGAGGACCTGATGAAAAAAGGTAAAAGATTTATTTTTTATTTTTGGCCAAAAAAGGTTGCAGCCTGTGTTAGGTCTGTTGATGATACTTTCATTTTTAGCGGCGAAATCGTCATCTATCCAAAAACCAAATCAAGGTTGTCCATTTTAAGAACTATAAAAAAGAAAAAAGATAGAATTGAATGGGAGGTAAAGGATACTTTAAAAAACTCATCAAAGAAAACATGGACCCAGATTTGGAATATTTCCGATTCCTTTTTACGTGAATTTAAAATAGTTGCCAAAGATGAAAATATGATTGCAGTTGAACCAAATATCATTTCAAGCTATACCTCCCCTGATTATGGCATTTTAAATGAAGCAAAACAAGTACACTTTTCTACAATCACAAATTCATTAACAACAGTTATTACCAAAAAGTAA
- a CDS encoding glycosyltransferase family 4 protein, whose translation MHILLIHQYFQENDDPGGLRWNEMTRMWAKEGHKITVVAGMTHYTKGIRNPKYGKKYVFEDAFADNIKVIRTHVSDSYNNNFRGRLRAYFSFVLSGIFGGLFKAREKYDLILVSSPPLSVGFIAIVLSFFKRIPIIFEVRDLWPESAIETGIIKNKFMIWLSYKLERYIYKKAKLINVVTPAMKDVLIKQKNISPEKIICIPNAADFDIADSLHKNFDRTEFRKKMGIVDKLALCYVGAHGFANHLIQLIEAAELLKTEPVVFILIGDGMQKKMLIEESNKRNLNNILFIDSVTKEDALRYILSSDIGISVLKKIDIFKTVYSNKTFDYMACKKPILMAIDGISKELVEVSDAGTFVVPEDPTDFANKVKYYLQNKSLISEQGERGYSYAKIHFDRKTLALGYLKLIEQLLHKEGSKKDFKPKNPAAKNVQ comes from the coding sequence ATGCACATACTACTCATACATCAATACTTTCAGGAAAACGATGATCCCGGAGGATTACGCTGGAATGAGATGACCAGAATGTGGGCGAAGGAGGGACATAAAATTACTGTAGTAGCAGGAATGACACATTATACAAAAGGAATTCGCAATCCAAAATATGGTAAAAAGTATGTTTTTGAAGATGCATTTGCTGACAACATAAAGGTGATCAGAACACATGTTTCTGATTCCTACAACAATAATTTCAGGGGTCGACTTAGAGCCTACTTTTCATTTGTTTTATCCGGAATTTTCGGAGGGTTATTTAAAGCCCGCGAGAAATATGACCTCATTCTGGTTAGTTCACCGCCTTTATCTGTTGGATTTATTGCAATAGTATTATCATTTTTTAAAAGAATTCCCATAATTTTCGAGGTTCGTGATTTATGGCCTGAATCAGCCATAGAGACAGGGATCATAAAAAATAAATTTATGATATGGCTTTCCTATAAACTGGAGAGATATATTTATAAGAAAGCGAAGTTAATTAATGTTGTAACTCCCGCAATGAAAGATGTGCTTATAAAACAAAAAAACATTTCCCCTGAAAAAATTATTTGTATTCCAAATGCTGCTGATTTCGATATTGCAGATTCATTACATAAAAATTTTGACAGAACGGAATTTAGAAAAAAAATGGGTATAGTTGATAAATTGGCACTCTGTTATGTTGGTGCGCATGGATTTGCCAATCACCTGATACAGTTAATCGAAGCTGCCGAATTACTTAAAACAGAACCCGTTGTCTTTATTTTAATTGGGGATGGGATGCAGAAAAAAATGCTGATAGAAGAATCAAACAAAAGAAATCTGAACAATATACTTTTTATTGATTCAGTAACGAAGGAAGATGCTTTAAGGTATATTTTATCGTCGGATATTGGAATATCTGTTTTGAAAAAAATAGACATATTTAAAACAGTATATTCTAATAAAACTTTTGATTATATGGCTTGTAAAAAACCAATATTAATGGCAATTGATGGCATTTCGAAAGAATTGGTCGAAGTATCAGACGCCGGAACATTTGTTGTACCAGAAGACCCGACTGACTTTGCAAATAAGGTGAAATATTATTTGCAAAACAAATCTTTAATTAGTGAACAGGGTGAAAGAGGCTATTCCTATGCTAAGATTCACTTTGACCGAAAAACTTTGGCATTGGGTTATTTAAAATTGATAGAACAATTATTGCATAAAGAAGGCTCAAAAAAAGATTTTAAACCAAAAAATCCGGCAGCAAAAAATGTACAATAA
- a CDS encoding sugar transferase translates to MYNKFLKRWLDIWFSLLLIILFFPLFILVSIICIVSFKGRILFKQQRVGKDEKIFTIYKFITMKPLTNFNSKDSDRLTPAGRFLRRSSLDELPQLFNILKGDMSLIGPRPLLIKYLPYYYDHEKIRHHIRPGLTGLAQVNGRNNASWDERLSYDCKYVKNLSFTMDVSIFFKTIIQIFKAENIQADPRDQRADLDEERKQSGFITTPDK, encoded by the coding sequence ATGTACAATAAATTTCTTAAACGCTGGTTGGATATCTGGTTTTCATTGTTACTTATCATTCTCTTTTTCCCCCTGTTTATTCTGGTTTCCATAATATGTATTGTTTCATTTAAAGGTCGAATATTATTCAAACAACAAAGAGTGGGAAAGGACGAGAAGATCTTTACAATATATAAATTCATAACAATGAAACCGCTAACAAATTTCAACTCAAAAGATAGTGATAGATTAACTCCGGCAGGACGTTTTCTTAGACGCAGCTCGCTGGATGAATTGCCTCAATTGTTTAACATTCTAAAGGGCGACATGAGCCTTATCGGGCCACGACCCTTACTAATTAAATATCTTCCATATTATTATGACCATGAAAAAATAAGACATCATATCCGACCCGGACTTACGGGATTAGCGCAGGTAAACGGACGCAATAATGCTTCATGGGACGAAAGATTAAGTTATGACTGTAAATATGTGAAAAATTTATCATTTACAATGGATGTTTCTATTTTTTTCAAAACAATAATACAAATTTTTAAGGCCGAAAATATCCAGGCAGATCCGCGGGATCAAAGAGCAGATTTGGATGAAGAAAGAAAACAGTCGGGTTTTATAACTACACCAGATAAATAA
- a CDS encoding acetyltransferase — translation MKKTQSVIIIGASEHAKVIVDIFEKEGHTNIVGFVDSNKQIGSEHAGYPILGNEEIISELLNKYPGCKLFIAIGDNWTRKQVKDKIDTLVPKTEYISAIHPSAIIGKNVVIGNGVAIMAGAIINPYSQIDSFSIINTRSSVDHDCIIGKFSSLAPGVTLGGNVKIGEYTAISIGAIITHGTNIGDQVIIGAGALLLNDCEDNAVMYGTPAKKIKMREAGEKYL, via the coding sequence ATGAAAAAAACACAATCTGTAATTATTATTGGTGCATCAGAACATGCCAAAGTAATAGTGGATATATTTGAGAAAGAAGGACACACCAATATAGTAGGCTTTGTAGATTCCAATAAACAAATTGGATCTGAACATGCCGGTTACCCAATTCTAGGTAATGAAGAAATTATTTCAGAACTCCTGAATAAATATCCGGGTTGCAAGCTATTTATAGCAATAGGTGACAACTGGACACGGAAACAGGTCAAAGATAAAATTGACACTTTGGTTCCCAAGACAGAATATATATCTGCCATTCATCCCTCTGCAATCATTGGAAAAAATGTTGTGATCGGAAACGGTGTAGCAATAATGGCTGGAGCAATTATAAATCCCTATTCACAAATTGACAGTTTTAGCATAATTAACACCAGGTCAAGTGTAGATCATGATTGTATTATAGGGAAGTTTTCAAGCCTGGCACCCGGTGTAACATTAGGAGGAAATGTGAAGATCGGAGAATACACCGCGATATCAATTGGAGCAATTATAACACATGGAACTAACATTGGCGATCAGGTTATAATAGGCGCAGGTGCTTTATTATTAAATGATTGTGAAGACAATGCCGTAATGTATGGAACTCCTGCAAAAAAAATTAAAATGCGTGAGGCTGGAGAAAAATATCTTTAA
- a CDS encoding aminotransferase class I/II-fold pyridoxal phosphate-dependent enzyme, translating to MRKNRIYLSPPHMSEYEIKYVQDAFASNWIAPLGPYVDRFEKEIIGYLGSGNCAALNSGTSAIHLALILSGVEAGDYVICPTFTFSATANPILYQKAIPVFVDSEMETWNMDPVLLRKAIEFCINKNKKPKAIIIVHLYGMPCKLKELLEIAEEYEIPVIEDAAESLGSKYNSKHTGTFGKFGVLSFNGNKIITTSGGGALFSEDRTAIEKARFLATQSRDKALHYQHSEIGYNYRLSNICAAIGCGQMEVLSTRIQQRRKNFELYSKLLSEIPGIKFLQESKNNFSNRWLTTITVDQAITGTNCMEIISTLEKENIECRPLWKPLHLQPIFSSFPSFNNGISEALFNSGLCLPSGSSLHPNDLSEICETIKDCIRT from the coding sequence ATGCGAAAAAATAGAATTTATTTATCCCCTCCTCATATGTCGGAGTATGAAATTAAATATGTTCAGGATGCTTTTGCGAGTAATTGGATAGCACCGCTTGGTCCTTATGTAGATCGATTTGAAAAAGAAATTATAGGATATTTAGGAAGTGGAAATTGTGCAGCCTTAAATTCGGGAACATCTGCCATTCATTTGGCATTAATATTAAGCGGAGTGGAAGCCGGAGATTATGTAATTTGTCCGACCTTCACTTTTTCTGCCACCGCAAATCCCATTTTATATCAAAAAGCTATACCCGTTTTTGTGGATAGTGAAATGGAAACATGGAATATGGATCCTGTACTTTTGCGCAAGGCTATAGAATTTTGTATAAACAAAAATAAAAAACCAAAAGCGATCATAATAGTTCATTTATATGGTATGCCTTGTAAATTGAAGGAGCTTTTAGAAATTGCCGAAGAATATGAAATTCCTGTAATTGAGGATGCAGCGGAATCTTTAGGATCAAAATATAATAGTAAACATACCGGCACATTTGGCAAATTCGGCGTTTTGTCCTTTAACGGAAATAAGATAATTACCACTTCGGGAGGTGGTGCACTGTTTTCAGAGGATAGGACTGCAATTGAGAAAGCACGTTTTCTAGCAACGCAATCGCGAGATAAAGCATTGCACTATCAGCATTCTGAAATTGGATACAATTATAGGTTGAGTAATATATGTGCTGCTATTGGGTGTGGACAGATGGAAGTACTTTCAACACGTATTCAGCAACGAAGAAAAAATTTTGAACTCTATAGTAAATTACTTTCAGAAATTCCCGGAATAAAATTTTTACAGGAATCAAAAAATAATTTCAGCAACAGATGGCTTACCACAATTACAGTAGATCAGGCAATTACAGGCACAAATTGTATGGAAATTATTTCAACACTCGAAAAAGAAAATATTGAGTGTAGGCCACTTTGGAAACCTCTGCATCTTCAACCCATTTTCTCCTCCTTTCCTTCCTTTAATAATGGCATTTCTGAGGCGCTTTTCAACTCTGGTTTATGCTTGCCATCAGGCTCTTCGCTTCACCCTAACGACTTGTCGGAAATATGCGAGACGATAAAGGATTGCATTAGGACATAG
- a CDS encoding polysaccharide biosynthesis protein: MADNLKNYINRKFGTHILSKWIVLGFDIVITIFTYGLAYILRFNFNIEIISFSDFVNNTLATTAIFALCFLIFKSYDGIIRHSGIADAKRLIKAGITATIICISISLINRNLEGAFLILPASIAIIHVVLNISLLAFSRYVIKVLFYQSTKHNVSPTSVIIYGAGRRGVSVLNALRNDNSKNYQIIGFLDDNNSKVNKTIEGVKIYPPKKINELIKKHSVKELIIGIHDLENAKKNEIVDTCLLYQIHVKYVPPVDDWIKGTLRLDQLRAIKIEDLLGREQIQIENENIKLQISQKNILITGAAGSIGSEIVKQLISYAPKKLILIDQAESPLFDLQMELYFRLRQLPGIEVEYIVCDITNNRRITQLFHQHKPNIVFHAAAYKHVPLMELNPLEAVHVNVFGSKYLIDLAVQYQIEKFIMISTDKAVNPTNVMGASKRAAEIYVQEKSKDLKCKTVFITTRFGNVLGSNGSVINYFRKQIEAGGPLTITHPEVTRYFMTISEACKLVLEAATMGKTSEIYLFDMGSPIKIIDLATKMIQLSGLQPEKDIHFVFTGLRPGEKLHEELLNNNENTLATHHHKIKIALTGHTDSNHVDCCMEQLWTALQKNNMENAVSIIKDLIPEYISQNSTFEVLDKHNASSGIQVTQ, translated from the coding sequence ATGGCTGACAACTTAAAAAATTATATTAATAGGAAATTCGGCACCCACATTTTATCTAAATGGATCGTGCTTGGTTTTGATATTGTTATTACCATTTTTACATATGGTTTAGCCTATATTTTACGATTCAATTTTAATATTGAAATAATTTCATTTTCCGATTTTGTAAATAACACACTTGCAACAACCGCAATTTTTGCATTGTGTTTTCTCATTTTTAAATCCTATGATGGAATTATCCGTCACAGCGGGATTGCCGATGCTAAACGCCTTATTAAAGCCGGTATTACTGCCACCATAATTTGTATCTCCATTTCACTTATTAACCGAAACCTTGAAGGGGCGTTTCTAATCCTCCCTGCCTCAATAGCAATTATTCACGTTGTTTTAAATATATCGTTATTGGCCTTCAGTAGATATGTTATAAAAGTATTATTTTACCAATCGACAAAACACAATGTATCCCCAACTTCAGTAATAATTTATGGAGCCGGACGACGTGGTGTAAGTGTTTTAAATGCATTGCGCAACGACAATAGTAAAAATTATCAAATTATTGGTTTTCTGGATGATAACAATTCCAAGGTTAATAAAACAATAGAGGGTGTAAAAATTTATCCGCCAAAAAAAATAAATGAACTTATTAAAAAACATTCCGTTAAGGAATTGATAATAGGAATTCATGACCTCGAAAATGCTAAAAAAAATGAGATCGTTGATACTTGTTTGTTATATCAAATTCATGTGAAATACGTTCCGCCTGTAGATGATTGGATAAAAGGAACACTGAGGCTAGATCAACTGCGTGCAATAAAAATAGAAGACCTGCTCGGACGTGAGCAGATTCAGATAGAAAATGAAAATATTAAACTTCAAATCTCTCAAAAAAATATTTTAATTACAGGAGCAGCAGGATCAATTGGAAGTGAAATTGTAAAACAACTTATTTCCTATGCGCCAAAAAAACTTATTTTAATAGATCAGGCCGAAAGTCCATTATTCGATCTGCAAATGGAATTGTATTTCCGGCTTCGTCAACTGCCGGGAATTGAAGTTGAATATATTGTTTGTGATATTACAAATAACAGAAGAATAACTCAGCTCTTTCATCAACATAAACCTAATATAGTATTTCATGCTGCTGCCTATAAACATGTACCGTTAATGGAACTAAATCCTTTAGAGGCAGTGCATGTAAATGTATTTGGATCAAAATATCTCATCGATCTTGCAGTGCAATATCAAATAGAGAAATTCATCATGATATCTACTGATAAAGCAGTTAATCCTACTAATGTTATGGGGGCAAGTAAAAGAGCAGCTGAAATTTATGTGCAGGAAAAATCGAAGGATCTAAAATGTAAAACAGTATTTATCACAACACGATTTGGGAATGTTCTGGGATCCAATGGATCGGTAATAAATTATTTTAGAAAACAAATTGAAGCTGGCGGACCACTTACAATAACCCATCCGGAGGTTACCCGATATTTTATGACAATCTCTGAAGCATGTAAATTAGTTTTGGAAGCTGCAACTATGGGTAAAACGAGCGAAATATATTTGTTTGATATGGGTTCACCCATTAAAATAATAGACCTGGCAACTAAAATGATCCAATTAAGCGGTTTGCAACCTGAAAAAGACATCCATTTTGTATTTACCGGTTTACGTCCGGGGGAAAAATTACATGAGGAATTACTTAATAACAACGAGAATACCCTTGCCACACATCACCACAAAATAAAGATCGCATTAACCGGACATACGGATTCCAATCATGTTGATTGCTGTATGGAACAACTTTGGACGGCATTGCAAAAGAATAACATGGAAAATGCTGTTTCTATTATAAAGGATCTGATTCCGGAGTATATAAGCCAAAATTCGACATTTGAAGTGCTCGATAAACATAATGCAAGCTCAGGAATTCAAGTAACCCAATGA
- a CDS encoding polysaccharide biosynthesis/export family protein, whose amino-acid sequence MHPNRILDTDKKFQSQTFLDTIPQDFKLKHGDVIELYVYPKKGYILIESQITTNLNTLNPQVIRNSMPYTIDQNGLTNLPIIGQVELSDLTEQEAEIKLTKLYSEFYIDPFVNVLITNKFITVYRGGSDAKQLNITRPDITILDAIAQAGGIPENARSSRIKILRMVNGVTLTEEIDLSGIDDIKKAESYIKPNDIIYIEPGINAHFFREVSPIITTVSSIVVIYAFFANLNK is encoded by the coding sequence ATGCATCCAAACAGAATATTGGATACCGATAAAAAATTTCAATCTCAAACTTTTTTAGATACCATTCCACAAGATTTTAAATTAAAGCACGGTGATGTTATCGAACTTTATGTTTATCCCAAAAAAGGGTATATACTTATTGAATCACAGATCACAACAAATTTAAATACACTAAATCCGCAGGTAATCCGCAACTCAATGCCGTATACTATTGATCAAAACGGCTTAACTAATCTTCCTATAATTGGACAGGTGGAACTTTCTGATTTGACTGAGCAAGAAGCAGAAATTAAATTAACTAAACTTTATAGTGAATTTTATATAGATCCATTTGTTAATGTTTTGATCACAAATAAATTTATAACAGTCTACCGAGGGGGATCAGATGCCAAACAATTAAATATCACACGTCCTGATATTACCATTTTAGATGCCATTGCACAAGCTGGCGGCATTCCTGAAAATGCCAGATCATCCAGAATTAAAATATTGCGTATGGTAAATGGTGTAACCTTAACGGAAGAAATTGATCTATCAGGAATAGATGATATAAAAAAAGCGGAATCTTATATAAAACCAAACGATATAATTTATATTGAACCAGGTATTAATGCACACTTTTTCAGAGAAGTATCTCCTATCATAACAACCGTTTCCAGTATCGTTGTTATATATGCGTTTTTTGCAAATCTGAATAAATAA